In Clostridia bacterium, the following are encoded in one genomic region:
- the asnB gene encoding asparagine synthase (glutamine-hydrolyzing), with translation MCGICGFTQSKQRNLAIDSLRVMNDTLSHRGPDDEGFYIDEGVGLAQRRLSILDLSPAGHQPMSDSTGALWVVFNGEIYNYLELQNELRQLGFSFNSHCDTEVIIYAYQAWGEKCFERFNGMFAIVLWDKKNNKVILARDRLGKKPLYYYSRNGQFAFASELKAIMKYPLLKKEIDEDSLYMYFIFGNIPSPNTIFKDVYKLEAGHYMVIQDGCVEDHIYWNPINVAREQQYKDISYDEAQNELERLIRSAVEYRLISDVNLGAFLSGGIDSSLIVSMMAAIDKRAVKTFTIGFESTNFNEAEHAKEIAKHLNTEHHELYVSPKDCFDTIMRLPDIYDEPFADSSAIPTFLVSKMTREHVTVALSGDGGDELFCGYEHYRRINRLDRLLHLPHVVKKSVLEVVRPFIGNNRRLRNFTEAILGNGAPGLHEHIMSQWRAKDLSQLFIDKTSSKLILQNSKFRQTHEDVKDMGLLQRLMLVDIKNYLQEDILTKVDRASMATSLEVRAPLLDYRIVEFALRTPLEYKFSDGITKRILKNILYKYVPKELVERPKMGFAIPLSDWLKKDLRHLVDHYLNPTRLKEQGIFEDRIVSTIIAEHMSGRLNNMNMIWSMLMFQMWFDRYMI, from the coding sequence ATGTGCGGTATTTGTGGATTTACTCAATCTAAACAGAGAAATTTAGCAATAGATAGTCTGAGGGTCATGAATGATACTCTTTCACATAGAGGTCCTGATGATGAAGGGTTCTATATAGATGAAGGAGTGGGCCTTGCGCAGCGCAGATTAAGCATACTTGACCTAAGTCCAGCAGGTCACCAGCCCATGAGTGATAGTACAGGAGCTTTGTGGGTGGTTTTCAATGGCGAGATTTATAACTATCTGGAACTGCAGAATGAACTGAGACAGTTAGGATTCTCGTTTAACTCCCATTGTGATACCGAAGTTATAATATATGCATACCAAGCCTGGGGAGAAAAATGTTTTGAACGGTTCAACGGTATGTTTGCCATTGTTTTATGGGACAAGAAAAATAATAAAGTGATTCTGGCCAGGGATCGTTTAGGGAAAAAACCCTTATACTATTACTCAAGGAATGGTCAATTCGCTTTTGCCTCAGAGCTTAAGGCCATAATGAAATACCCTCTTCTGAAAAAAGAGATAGATGAAGATAGTTTATACATGTATTTTATTTTTGGGAATATTCCTTCTCCCAATACCATATTCAAGGATGTATATAAACTGGAAGCCGGACATTACATGGTTATACAGGATGGCTGCGTCGAGGACCATATTTATTGGAATCCCATTAATGTTGCTCGTGAGCAGCAATACAAGGACATATCCTATGATGAGGCACAGAATGAATTGGAGAGATTGATAAGAAGTGCTGTAGAATACCGACTTATAAGTGATGTAAATCTTGGTGCATTCTTAAGCGGGGGTATAGACTCAAGTCTTATTGTTTCAATGATGGCTGCTATCGACAAAAGGGCTGTTAAGACTTTCACAATAGGCTTTGAAAGCACCAATTTCAATGAAGCAGAGCATGCAAAGGAAATTGCGAAACACTTGAATACTGAGCATCATGAGCTATATGTCAGTCCAAAGGATTGCTTTGATACGATTATGCGACTTCCTGACATATACGATGAGCCCTTTGCGGATTCTTCTGCAATACCAACCTTCCTGGTATCAAAAATGACACGGGAGCATGTAACGGTAGCACTCTCGGGAGATGGTGGGGATGAGCTTTTCTGTGGATATGAGCATTATAGGAGAATCAATAGACTAGATAGGTTATTGCACCTGCCTCATGTTGTTAAGAAGTCTGTTTTAGAGGTAGTCAGACCTTTTATAGGAAATAACAGAAGACTAAGGAATTTCACAGAGGCTATACTCGGTAATGGGGCTCCAGGCTTGCATGAGCATATTATGAGCCAGTGGAGGGCAAAGGACCTAAGTCAGTTGTTTATTGATAAAACTTCTTCTAAGCTTATCTTACAGAATAGCAAGTTCAGGCAAACTCATGAGGATGTAAAGGATATGGGTTTACTACAGAGACTGATGTTAGTTGACATCAAGAATTACCTACAGGAGGATATTCTTACTAAGGTGGACAGAGCAAGTATGGCAACATCATTAGAAGTCAGGGCACCTTTGTTGGATTACAGGATAGTTGAATTTGCTTTAAGAACGCCACTGGAGTATAAGTTTAGTGATGGGATCACGAAAAGGATACTAAAGAACATACTTTACAAATATGTACCTAAGGAATTGGTCGAAAGACCCAAAATGGGCTTTGCTATACCGCTTTCCGATTGGTTGAAAAAAGATTTGAGGCACTTGGTAGACCATTATCTTAATCCTACTAGATTGAAAGAGCAAGGAATATTTGAAGATAGGATTGTTTCGACTATTATAGCAGAACATATGAGTGGAAGACTCAATAACATGAACATGATCTGGTCCATGCTTATGTTTCAAATGTGGTTTGATAGATATATGATATGA
- a CDS encoding class I SAM-dependent methyltransferase, translated as MSDHAKEVSEGKRFEFGKNWAQFLSKLNDERILVAEKSLKEMLNVDTLEKKTFIDVGSGSGLFSLCARRLGARVHSFDYDPNSVNCTAELKRRYYNGDAQWTVEEGNALDKGYLESLGKFDIVYSWGVLHHTGNMWRALDNVSSLVAPEGMLFISIYNNQGRASNQWLAVKKLYNKLPGGMKFIVLWPSFIRLRGPMFLRDLFKGKPMYTWNTYIKRRGMSPWSDVVDWVGGYPFEVAKPEEIFDFYRDRGFKLLNMKTCAGGRGCNEFVFKKEN; from the coding sequence ATGAGTGATCATGCAAAAGAGGTATCTGAAGGAAAACGTTTTGAGTTTGGTAAGAATTGGGCTCAATTCTTATCAAAGCTGAACGATGAACGTATTTTGGTAGCAGAAAAATCATTAAAAGAGATGTTGAATGTAGATACTCTTGAAAAAAAGACATTCATAGATGTTGGTTCCGGTAGCGGCTTGTTCTCTCTTTGTGCGAGGAGATTAGGTGCAAGAGTCCATTCATTTGATTATGATCCAAATTCTGTTAATTGTACAGCTGAACTAAAGAGAAGATATTACAATGGTGACGCGCAGTGGACAGTTGAGGAAGGAAATGCATTAGACAAAGGCTATTTAGAATCTTTAGGCAAATTTGACATTGTATATTCCTGGGGTGTATTACATCACACGGGTAATATGTGGCGGGCTCTGGACAATGTTTCCAGCCTGGTTGCTCCTGAAGGGATGCTGTTCATTTCCATATATAATAATCAAGGAAGAGCCAGCAATCAGTGGTTGGCTGTTAAGAAGCTATACAATAAACTACCTGGAGGGATGAAGTTCATTGTATTGTGGCCTTCGTTTATAAGACTAAGAGGGCCTATGTTCCTAAGAGATTTGTTTAAGGGAAAGCCTATGTATACCTGGAATACCTATATCAAAAGGCGCGGTATGTCACCATGGAGTGATGTTGTTGACTGGGTAGGAGGATATCCATTTGAAGTAGCAAAACCGGAAGAAATATTTGACTTCTATAGAGATAGAGGATTTAAGCTTCTAAACATGAAAACATGCGCTGGTGGTAGGGGTTGTAATGAGTTTGTCTTTAAAAAGGAAAATTAG
- a CDS encoding glycosyltransferase, whose translation MVKKIKVLHIIPTLTIGGAERQLLSLVSGYDKEKFEMKVFCTTSGGALHKEFIAAGQEPVIFDKCSKADLKFFIRLIKAIKRYKPDIVHTWLDTANIWGGLAAFIAGVKVIISSERSDGNKSRLFAFITKTLSNIFTLVICNSRSAQDTLHKKIGIPAKKLTTVYNGIDTSRIPPIQSIRQSSRDTRSEYGIEQDDLLIGMACRIDVAKDLETFAKIAEKLTGTYYSFKMLIIGDALFPEEKTYKEQIIKLLDDKGLRDRIIITGFKNDISKEIGMLDIYIHTSIREGLSNSIAEAMLLEKPIIATDAGGNAELIEDKVCGIIVKTGDEQGFTDGILRLVSDKELAFGYAVKAREKILRAFSKEVMVDNMQNIYLTIKDRGK comes from the coding sequence ATGGTAAAAAAAATAAAAGTTCTCCATATCATTCCGACTTTGACAATTGGGGGGGCTGAGCGGCAGCTCTTGAGCTTGGTTAGCGGATATGATAAAGAAAAATTCGAAATGAAGGTTTTCTGTACCACTTCGGGGGGGGCACTGCATAAAGAATTTATAGCAGCAGGACAGGAGCCTGTCATATTTGATAAATGCAGCAAAGCGGATTTGAAGTTTTTCATCCGCTTGATTAAGGCTATCAAGCGGTACAAACCGGATATAGTTCACACATGGCTGGATACGGCAAATATCTGGGGAGGGCTCGCTGCATTTATAGCAGGTGTCAAAGTCATCATTTCATCTGAAAGAAGTGATGGGAACAAAAGCAGGCTGTTCGCTTTCATTACGAAGACATTATCTAATATATTTACTTTAGTGATCTGTAACAGTAGGAGTGCTCAGGATACACTACACAAAAAAATCGGTATACCTGCCAAAAAGCTTACTACAGTATATAATGGTATTGACACCAGCCGGATTCCTCCTATTCAGAGTATAAGGCAATCCAGTAGAGACACTCGAAGTGAGTATGGTATAGAGCAGGATGACCTGTTAATCGGTATGGCATGCAGAATTGATGTGGCTAAGGATCTTGAGACCTTTGCAAAGATTGCTGAAAAGCTGACAGGTACTTATTATAGTTTTAAGATGCTTATCATAGGAGATGCTCTCTTTCCAGAGGAGAAAACGTATAAGGAGCAGATAATCAAGCTCTTAGATGATAAGGGACTAAGAGACCGAATCATAATCACTGGTTTTAAGAATGATATTTCAAAAGAGATAGGTATGTTGGATATATATATTCATACTTCCATTAGAGAAGGTTTAAGCAACTCCATAGCAGAAGCAATGCTTTTAGAAAAGCCTATCATAGCTACTGATGCAGGGGGGAATGCTGAACTGATAGAGGATAAGGTTTGCGGTATAATTGTTAAAACGGGTGATGAACAAGGGTTTACGGACGGTATTCTTAGGCTGGTTTCTGATAAAGAGTTAGCTTTTGGGTATGCAGTCAAAGCGCGGGAGAAAATCTTAAGGGCTTTTAGTAAAGAAGTTATGGTCGACAATATGCAAAATATTTATTTAACTATAAAGGATAGAGGCAAATGA
- a CDS encoding polysaccharide deacetylase family protein, whose amino-acid sequence MKNLKIYAYHRITPIERGTLSVTIENFDRQIRYMLDKGYECINLAQLYDKYIKAGREPEKKCFVITFDDGYADNYMHAYPVLKKYGITASIFLTANYISSREIFPWDKQRFEIPVSEDYPMTKNNIEEMLAYGIDFGSHTLNHHLLTTVSIDTAKEEIEKSKKVLEDMLGKEILSFCYPAGNLNEEVCKLVESAGYKLAVVTPPRKGIKETDFTLKRIGIYQKDDMFRFAMKSNKLIYYIKEITK is encoded by the coding sequence ATGAAAAATCTGAAAATATATGCCTACCACAGAATCACTCCTATAGAGAGAGGAACATTATCTGTAACTATCGAAAACTTTGATAGGCAGATTAGGTATATGCTGGATAAAGGATATGAATGCATAAACCTGGCACAATTATATGATAAGTATATCAAGGCAGGCAGAGAACCAGAAAAGAAGTGTTTTGTCATAACCTTTGATGATGGTTATGCAGACAACTATATGCATGCATACCCTGTATTGAAGAAGTACGGCATAACTGCGAGCATATTCTTGACTGCTAACTATATATCAAGCAGAGAGATTTTTCCTTGGGATAAGCAAAGGTTTGAAATACCGGTTTCTGAGGACTACCCTATGACAAAAAATAATATAGAGGAAATGCTTGCATATGGAATAGATTTTGGCTCTCATACGTTGAACCATCATTTACTTACAACAGTCAGCATTGATACAGCAAAAGAAGAAATAGAAAAATCAAAAAAAGTACTTGAGGATATGCTTGGAAAAGAGATTCTATCCTTTTGTTATCCCGCAGGAAATCTGAACGAGGAAGTGTGCAAACTAGTTGAAAGTGCTGGATATAAGCTTGCTGTAGTCACTCCGCCGAGAAAAGGGATAAAAGAGACTGACTTTACCTTGAAGCGTATAGGTATATACCAGAAGGACGATATGTTCAGGTTTGCTATGAAAAGTAATAAATTAATCTACTATATAAAAGAAATCACTAAATAG
- a CDS encoding class I SAM-dependent methyltransferase has translation MIDNSQVCGFCKSKKLNVFMKFNGFNLMKCKGCAIVTTQHGNHIDTTNKKFDSEYLDKLLSNSAASDIFFKKNSAVIKEYLQHGKLLDVGFGAGHFLAEMAGAGYDVYGVEISESACEYVKQKYGIGNVVCGSFLNLELDKKVDMVTFWDSLQYVESPMAYLVKANACLEDDGLVVVQVPNRGRLNMAYARFLYRISSELARVFLHIPAAVTLFNEHSLEKVLGTAGFKLLEVVNNPTVKKFRWSGNLSLKSIVVNVIENVYIAIARFKKEKESLIAIAKKV, from the coding sequence ATGATAGATAATTCACAAGTATGTGGATTCTGTAAATCGAAAAAACTGAATGTGTTTATGAAGTTCAATGGCTTCAACCTTATGAAATGCAAAGGCTGTGCTATAGTTACGACACAGCATGGAAACCACATAGATACCACTAATAAAAAGTTCGATTCAGAGTATCTTGATAAGCTTTTATCAAACTCAGCTGCAAGCGATATATTTTTTAAGAAGAATTCAGCGGTTATAAAAGAATATTTGCAACACGGAAAGCTATTGGATGTGGGATTTGGCGCGGGGCACTTTCTTGCCGAAATGGCTGGCGCGGGGTATGACGTATATGGTGTAGAAATATCTGAAAGTGCCTGTGAATACGTGAAGCAAAAGTATGGTATCGGAAACGTAGTTTGTGGTAGTTTTTTGAATTTGGAATTGGATAAAAAGGTGGATATGGTAACATTTTGGGATTCTCTTCAGTACGTAGAGTCTCCTATGGCATATCTGGTGAAGGCAAATGCGTGTCTCGAGGACGATGGATTAGTGGTTGTACAAGTTCCTAATAGGGGACGGCTTAATATGGCCTATGCCAGGTTCTTATACCGAATCAGCAGCGAACTTGCCAGAGTATTCCTTCATATCCCAGCTGCTGTGACACTATTTAATGAACATTCACTGGAGAAGGTACTCGGGACAGCTGGTTTTAAACTGCTAGAGGTAGTAAATAACCCTACAGTCAAGAAATTCAGATGGAGTGGGAACTTAAGTCTGAAGAGTATTGTTGTAAATGTAATAGAAAATGTGTATATAGCCATTGCGCGGTTTAAAAAGGAAAAAGAGTCCCTCATTGCAATTGCTAAGAAAGTATAA
- a CDS encoding glycosyltransferase: protein MNIGFVCSSDGIGGAEKNIKLTCEHLNKKGFSTSVILLRNCPKLKDFYEKNNIEVYSFNLVSIRSVLKDFVRLCSLLRSKKFDAIQLFGLRTNIIMRPIGKLIARTKVVTAVVSTDDWRKWYHIMLDRITAPFVDMYVSNSIAGKEAVMKREKVKESKIKVVYYGINLDSYEPLTEGEKEAARGKYGIKAQNFVISEIANLRIMKGHKLVIDAVENLVKDFDNIRVIFAGKDDSNGEIPNYIKEKRLEKYFILAGFVDDIRSLLGITDLFLLPSDWEGMPTCVLEAMSMKVPVITTKVGGIHELTGDDGGILIPKGDSKALERAIRTMLGNENTRKNCVMNGYIRAKEIFSENDTFDKLAKVFKSMP, encoded by the coding sequence ATGAATATAGGGTTCGTTTGTTCTTCTGATGGTATAGGCGGGGCTGAGAAGAATATCAAGCTTACATGTGAGCACCTTAATAAAAAAGGCTTTAGTACAAGTGTGATATTATTAAGAAACTGTCCTAAGCTAAAGGATTTTTATGAAAAAAACAATATAGAAGTATACAGCTTCAACCTGGTATCTATCAGAAGCGTTTTAAAGGATTTTGTTAGGCTGTGTTCATTGTTGAGGAGTAAAAAATTCGATGCGATACAGTTGTTCGGGCTCAGGACGAACATTATCATGAGGCCTATCGGGAAGCTTATAGCCAGGACAAAAGTAGTTACTGCCGTAGTCAGTACTGATGATTGGCGGAAATGGTATCACATAATGCTAGACAGAATTACTGCCCCTTTTGTAGATATGTACGTTTCCAACTCTATTGCAGGTAAGGAAGCAGTCATGAAAAGAGAAAAGGTCAAGGAGAGCAAAATAAAGGTAGTATATTATGGTATAAACCTGGATAGCTATGAGCCATTGACCGAAGGTGAAAAGGAAGCTGCGAGGGGAAAATATGGAATAAAAGCTCAGAATTTTGTGATAAGCGAGATAGCCAATCTAAGAATCATGAAGGGGCATAAGCTTGTAATAGATGCTGTTGAAAATCTAGTGAAGGATTTTGATAATATTAGGGTGATTTTTGCAGGTAAGGATGACAGTAATGGTGAAATACCCAATTATATAAAAGAAAAGAGGTTGGAAAAGTATTTTATATTAGCTGGGTTTGTGGATGATATCCGCTCTCTATTAGGTATCACAGATTTGTTCCTGCTCCCCTCTGATTGGGAAGGAATGCCTACTTGTGTCCTCGAAGCCATGTCAATGAAGGTTCCAGTCATTACTACTAAGGTAGGCGGGATTCATGAACTCACTGGAGATGACGGAGGAATACTAATTCCAAAAGGTGATTCAAAAGCCCTTGAAAGAGCTATCAGGACGATGCTAGGAAATGAAAATACCAGAAAAAATTGCGTTATGAATGGCTATATTCGAGCAAAAGAGATTTTTTCAGAAAATGATACTTTTGACAAACTGGCAAAAGTATTCAAAAGCATGCCGTAA
- a CDS encoding SDR family oxidoreductase, producing MASYLVTGGAGFIGSNIVERLLKDGNKVRIVDNLVTGKFDNIREFIDIADFICGDLADYRIAEKAVDGIDYIIHQAAIPSVPRSVKDPIATNESIVTATVNLFKAAVEGKSVKRVVQAASSSAYGDTPTLPKREDMIPNPLSPYAVAKLTQEYYGKAFYNVYGLEVLSLRYFNVFGPKQDPKSFYSAVIPKFISIIMEGKQPTIYGDGETSRDFTYIDNVVEANLSACLCKWPGSSEVMNIGCGERISLNELVVKINSILSTDIIPLYAETRVGDVKHSLADITKAKEILGYDVKVSVDEGLRKLIKWLSNNNQ from the coding sequence ATGGCAAGTTACTTAGTTACAGGTGGAGCGGGCTTTATAGGCTCCAACATAGTTGAAAGGCTATTAAAGGATGGAAATAAGGTAAGGATTGTAGATAATCTGGTAACAGGTAAGTTTGATAATATCAGGGAATTCATTGATATTGCTGATTTCATCTGTGGGGACCTGGCTGATTATAGAATTGCAGAAAAAGCTGTAGATGGTATTGACTATATAATACACCAGGCAGCTATACCTTCAGTACCCAGGTCTGTTAAAGATCCTATCGCAACAAATGAAAGCATAGTTACAGCTACGGTGAATCTTTTTAAGGCAGCCGTTGAAGGTAAATCAGTAAAAAGAGTCGTTCAGGCGGCATCTTCATCAGCGTATGGAGATACACCGACTCTGCCGAAGAGGGAAGATATGATACCTAACCCTCTTTCACCATATGCAGTGGCTAAATTGACACAGGAATACTATGGAAAAGCCTTCTATAACGTATATGGATTAGAGGTGTTGTCCCTCAGATATTTCAACGTATTTGGACCAAAACAGGATCCAAAATCCTTTTATTCTGCTGTCATTCCAAAATTCATCAGCATAATTATGGAAGGGAAGCAACCTACTATTTATGGGGATGGAGAAACCAGCAGAGACTTTACTTATATTGATAATGTAGTGGAGGCAAATTTATCAGCCTGTCTATGTAAATGGCCCGGTAGCTCTGAAGTAATGAATATCGGCTGCGGAGAGCGGATTTCACTAAACGAATTGGTTGTAAAGATAAATAGCATACTTAGCACAGATATTATTCCTCTATATGCAGAAACTAGAGTGGGAGATGTCAAACATTCCTTGGCGGATATCACGAAGGCAAAAGAAATATTAGGTTATGATGTAAAAGTTAGTGTTGATGAGGGTCTAAGGAAGCTAATAAAATGGTTGTCTAATAATAACCAGTAA
- a CDS encoding nucleotide sugar dehydrogenase, giving the protein MIKKNEFVSVIGLGYVGLPLAIEFAKKINVIGYDINQDKISKLKEGIDPTKEVGSEALKSTAMRFTSNEADLRKVKFHIVAVPTPINSDRTPDLRPVEGASAILGRNLSKGSIVVYESTVYPGVTEEICVPILEKMSGLKCGVDFKVGYSPERINPGDKVHTVTQITKVVSGMDEESLGEIANIYSIIVEAGVYRAESIKVAEAAKVIENSQRDINIAFMNELSIIFNKMGISTNAVLKAAGTKWNFMKFFPGLVGGHCIGVDPYYLTYKAEQIGYHPQVILSGRRINDSMGKYIAENTVKQIIKADKPIKGAKVLIMGFTFKENVPDTRNTRVIDIVNELREYGIEVHVADPVADKEEAMHEYGLVIEEVDKIKDVDAIILAVAHKEFEHINIEELKKKYRNGKYILVDVKGLIDRRVVEEAGIFYWSL; this is encoded by the coding sequence ATAATAAAGAAAAATGAATTTGTGTCGGTAATTGGACTTGGGTATGTCGGACTTCCCCTTGCAATCGAATTTGCGAAAAAAATCAATGTTATTGGATACGACATCAATCAAGATAAAATCAGTAAACTAAAAGAAGGTATCGATCCTACAAAGGAAGTCGGTAGTGAGGCACTTAAGTCCACAGCAATGAGATTTACCAGCAACGAGGCTGATTTACGTAAAGTCAAATTCCATATTGTAGCTGTTCCAACTCCTATAAACAGCGACAGAACACCGGATCTGAGACCTGTAGAAGGAGCGAGCGCGATACTTGGACGAAACCTTTCTAAAGGCTCGATTGTAGTATACGAATCGACTGTATATCCTGGGGTTACGGAGGAAATATGTGTTCCTATACTGGAAAAGATGTCAGGACTTAAGTGCGGTGTTGACTTTAAGGTAGGGTATTCTCCAGAGAGAATAAACCCAGGGGATAAGGTCCATACAGTAACCCAAATAACCAAGGTAGTGTCCGGTATGGATGAAGAATCCCTAGGTGAGATAGCAAATATCTACAGTATCATAGTTGAAGCCGGGGTGTATAGGGCAGAAAGTATCAAAGTTGCTGAGGCAGCAAAGGTAATTGAAAACTCTCAACGTGATATTAATATAGCTTTTATGAATGAATTATCAATTATATTTAATAAGATGGGCATAAGTACAAATGCCGTACTGAAAGCTGCCGGCACTAAGTGGAACTTTATGAAATTCTTTCCCGGATTGGTAGGAGGGCATTGCATAGGAGTAGACCCTTACTACCTTACTTATAAGGCTGAGCAAATAGGCTATCACCCTCAGGTTATACTGTCAGGTAGAAGGATTAATGATAGTATGGGAAAATACATTGCTGAGAATACGGTAAAACAGATCATTAAGGCGGACAAACCTATAAAGGGCGCCAAAGTGCTTATAATGGGATTTACATTTAAAGAAAATGTACCCGATACAAGAAATACAAGGGTTATCGATATTGTAAATGAGCTCAGGGAATACGGCATAGAAGTGCATGTGGCAGACCCTGTAGCAGATAAAGAAGAAGCAATGCATGAATACGGCCTTGTGATTGAGGAAGTAGATAAGATTAAGGATGTAGATGCCATAATTCTCGCAGTAGCTCATAAGGAATTTGAACATATAAACATAGAAGAGCTTAAGAAAAAATACAGAAACGGCAAATATATTCTGGTAGATGTTAAAGGTTTGATAGATAGAAGGGTTGTTGAAGAGGCAGGTATCTTCTATTGGAGTTTGTAG